From the Teredinibacter turnerae T7901 genome, one window contains:
- the lepA gene encoding translation elongation factor 4, with translation MSDLSHIRNFSIIAHIDHGKSTLADRFIQHCGGLSDREMAEQVLDSMELERERGITIKAQSVTLNYQARDGKTYQLNFIDTPGHVDFSYEVSRSLAACEGALLVVDAAQGVEAQSVANCYTAIEQGLEVIPVLNKMDLPQAEPDKVAQEVEDIIGIDATEAVRCSAKSGLGIEDVLEALVNGIPAPVGDIDAPLQALIIDSWFDNYLGVVSLVRVTQGTLKTKDKIISKSIGKAHVVDMVGVFTPKRHVTGVLRAGEVGFVVAGIKEILGAPVGDTITHSNTADVKALPGFQKVKPQVYAGLFPVSSDDYESFREALAKLTLNDASLFYEPESSDALGFGFRCGFLGMLHMEIIQERLEREYDLDLITTAPTVVYEVVTSDGTTIYVDNPSKLPDVGFIDEMREPICEANILVPSDYLGAVITLCVEKRGIQKNLQYVGSQVSVSYELPMNEVVMDFFDRLKSVSRGFASLDYNFVRFEAAKLVRLDVLINSEKVDALALIVHRDNAPYKGRALADKMKELIPRQMFDVAIQAAIGGQIVARTTVKALRKNVTAKCYGGDVTRKKKLLEKQKAGKKRMKQVGRVEIPQEAFLAVLKVDS, from the coding sequence GTGTCAGACCTGAGTCATATTCGAAATTTCTCAATTATTGCCCACATTGACCATGGTAAGTCGACCCTTGCCGATCGGTTTATTCAGCATTGCGGAGGCCTTTCCGACCGGGAGATGGCTGAGCAGGTGCTCGATTCTATGGAACTGGAGCGCGAGCGTGGAATCACTATTAAAGCGCAGAGTGTGACGCTCAATTATCAAGCGCGCGACGGCAAAACCTACCAGCTCAATTTCATCGACACTCCCGGGCATGTGGACTTCTCTTACGAGGTTTCCCGTTCGCTTGCTGCCTGTGAGGGGGCGCTGCTGGTGGTGGACGCCGCACAAGGTGTGGAAGCTCAATCGGTAGCCAACTGCTACACCGCAATTGAGCAAGGCTTGGAAGTAATCCCTGTACTTAACAAGATGGATTTGCCGCAGGCCGAGCCAGATAAGGTGGCCCAGGAAGTGGAAGACATCATCGGTATAGACGCGACTGAGGCTGTGCGCTGCAGCGCCAAATCCGGTTTGGGTATTGAAGATGTGTTGGAAGCGCTGGTGAACGGGATTCCCGCGCCAGTCGGGGATATTGATGCGCCGCTACAAGCGCTGATTATCGATTCCTGGTTCGACAACTATCTCGGGGTGGTTTCGCTGGTGCGGGTCACGCAGGGCACTTTGAAGACCAAAGATAAAATCATATCTAAATCTATTGGTAAGGCCCATGTGGTTGATATGGTTGGGGTCTTCACGCCCAAACGCCATGTGACCGGTGTGCTGAGGGCCGGTGAAGTGGGCTTTGTCGTCGCTGGTATTAAGGAGATTTTGGGCGCCCCGGTGGGGGATACTATTACCCACTCGAACACCGCCGATGTGAAGGCGCTGCCCGGTTTCCAGAAAGTCAAACCGCAGGTATATGCGGGTTTGTTCCCGGTAAGCTCCGATGATTATGAATCCTTTCGTGAGGCGCTGGCCAAATTGACGCTGAACGACGCGTCGCTGTTTTACGAACCGGAAAGCTCCGATGCTTTGGGTTTCGGTTTTCGTTGTGGCTTCCTCGGCATGCTCCATATGGAGATTATCCAGGAGCGCCTGGAACGCGAATATGACCTCGATCTGATCACCACCGCGCCGACTGTAGTTTACGAAGTGGTGACCAGTGATGGGACTACCATCTATGTCGATAACCCCTCCAAGTTGCCGGATGTCGGGTTTATTGATGAGATGCGTGAGCCGATTTGTGAAGCCAATATTCTGGTTCCGTCCGATTACCTGGGTGCGGTTATTACGCTCTGTGTCGAGAAGCGCGGCATCCAGAAAAATCTGCAGTATGTCGGCAGTCAGGTGTCTGTTTCCTACGAACTTCCAATGAACGAAGTGGTCATGGATTTCTTCGACCGCCTTAAATCTGTGAGCCGCGGTTTCGCATCGCTCGATTACAATTTTGTTCGCTTTGAAGCTGCCAAACTGGTGCGTTTGGATGTGCTTATCAACTCAGAAAAGGTTGACGCGCTTGCGCTTATTGTTCACCGCGATAACGCCCCTTATAAAGGGCGAGCGCTGGCAGACAAAATGAAGGAGTTGATTCCGCGGCAAATGTTTGATGTCGCTATTCAAGCGGCGATTGGTGGCCAAATTGTTGCTCGAACTACAGTAAAAGCATTACGCAAAAACGTTACCGCGAAATGCTATGGCGGCGATGTAACGCGCAAGAAGAAGCTCTTGGAGAAACAGAAAGCCGGTAAAAAACGCATGAAGCAGGTTGGTCGCGTGGAAATTCCACAAGAGGCTTTTTTAGCAGTGCTGAAAGTCGACAGTTAA
- the lepB gene encoding signal peptidase I, which produces MDINLPLILMLLVAGTGLVWLYDIAFLRKGRNAAIAAVEAQFSHSGEGDTNDPGFVQARAAVAAEPALVEYSKSFFPVLFLVFALRSFLIEPFQIPSESMVPTLLVGDFIAVSKFSYGVRMPVFRNKLVPVGEPKRGEVMVFFPPHKDVYYIKRVIGLPGDEIRYVNNVLFVNGEQVPQKLVKDETESACAYGSAHYQVFEETLDGVSYHSRKCTVPGRLSRNGVWQVPEGHYLMMGDNRDNSSDGREWGFVPEERIVGKAFAIWMHWDKLLSIPSFSRIGSI; this is translated from the coding sequence ATGGATATTAATTTACCGCTGATTTTAATGCTCTTAGTAGCCGGTACTGGGCTGGTTTGGCTTTACGATATCGCGTTTTTGCGCAAAGGGCGAAACGCCGCGATCGCTGCCGTTGAGGCGCAGTTCAGCCATTCCGGTGAAGGCGACACGAATGACCCTGGTTTTGTGCAGGCGCGAGCTGCTGTGGCTGCCGAGCCCGCTCTGGTGGAGTACTCAAAGTCGTTTTTCCCGGTGCTTTTTCTGGTGTTTGCCTTGCGTTCGTTTTTGATCGAACCCTTTCAAATCCCGTCTGAGTCCATGGTGCCAACTTTGCTGGTGGGTGACTTTATTGCGGTGAGCAAATTTTCTTACGGCGTTCGTATGCCGGTGTTTCGCAATAAACTGGTTCCTGTGGGGGAACCAAAGCGGGGCGAGGTGATGGTGTTCTTTCCCCCCCATAAAGATGTGTATTACATCAAGCGAGTGATCGGGCTTCCTGGCGACGAAATTCGCTATGTGAATAATGTTCTGTTCGTCAATGGCGAACAGGTACCGCAGAAGCTGGTAAAAGACGAAACGGAGAGTGCCTGCGCTTATGGTTCTGCGCACTACCAGGTGTTTGAAGAAACATTGGACGGGGTCAGCTACCACAGCCGTAAATGTACAGTTCCTGGTCGCTTGAGTCGTAACGGCGTGTGGCAGGTGCCCGAAGGCCATTACTTGATGATGGGCGATAATCGAGACAACAGCTCCGATGGCCGGGAGTGGGGTTTTGTACCGGAAGAGCGGATCGTAGGCAAAGCTTTCGCGATTTGGATGCACTGGGACAAGCTCTTGAGTATTCCCAGCTTCTCCCGTATCGGTAGTATATAG
- a CDS encoding DUF4845 domain-containing protein gives MKAPERIMRRQSGLGSISWLLILAVAGFVLTCAFKLGPHYIDNMSIKDALKSLTEQPRDINTMDKGEISKILSNYMMINNVRGQEANSIKIVRKKDRTLVNSEYEVRVPLMLNIDVVLKFRSQLDSSNPEACCEFLVENETKPAE, from the coding sequence GTGAAAGCACCTGAGAGAATCATGCGGCGGCAATCCGGCTTGGGTTCCATCAGCTGGTTGTTGATTCTGGCTGTTGCCGGGTTCGTATTAACCTGCGCGTTTAAGCTTGGCCCGCACTATATTGATAACATGTCGATTAAAGACGCGCTCAAATCGTTGACCGAACAGCCGCGTGACATCAACACGATGGACAAAGGCGAGATCAGCAAAATATTGTCGAACTACATGATGATCAACAATGTTCGCGGTCAAGAAGCTAACTCCATCAAAATCGTGCGGAAAAAAGATAGAACCCTGGTAAACAGTGAATACGAAGTGCGCGTACCTTTGATGCTGAATATTGACGTTGTTCTTAAGTTCAGAAGCCAGCTGGACAGTTCAAACCCGGAAGCCTGTTGTGAGTTCCTTGTCGAAAACGAAACTAAACCAGCTGAGTAA
- the rnc gene encoding ribonuclease III: MSSLSKTKLNQLSKALNYTFSDISLLEKALSHRSVGSNNNERLEFLGDSLLNFLIAENLYQRFPKAREGDLSRLRASLVKGETLAELAKDFDLGEFLYLGEGELKSGGFRRASILADAVEALIGAIYLESGMDRCRDTVLHWFGERLDAIDLNSSVKDPKTRLQEYLQELRQPLPVYTVESQLGQAHSPEFQVSCDIGRSQGKTVATSSSKRNAEKLAAAAMLKQLGVR, encoded by the coding sequence GTGAGTTCCTTGTCGAAAACGAAACTAAACCAGCTGAGTAAAGCGCTGAACTACACTTTCAGTGACATTTCTTTACTTGAAAAAGCCCTCTCTCATCGAAGCGTTGGCAGCAATAATAACGAACGTCTCGAATTTTTAGGCGACTCGTTATTGAACTTTCTTATTGCTGAGAATCTGTACCAGCGATTCCCAAAAGCTCGCGAGGGCGACCTTAGCCGGTTACGTGCTAGTCTGGTTAAAGGGGAAACCCTGGCGGAATTAGCGAAGGACTTTGATCTCGGTGAATTTTTGTACTTGGGCGAAGGTGAACTCAAAAGTGGTGGGTTTCGCCGTGCCTCTATTCTGGCAGATGCCGTAGAGGCGCTGATTGGGGCTATTTACCTCGAATCAGGGATGGATAGGTGTCGCGATACTGTACTGCACTGGTTTGGCGAGCGCTTGGATGCCATCGATTTGAACTCATCTGTTAAAGACCCTAAAACCCGGCTACAAGAGTACTTACAGGAATTGCGCCAGCCGCTGCCCGTGTACACCGTAGAGAGCCAGTTGGGACAGGCGCATTCGCCCGAGTTTCAGGTTTCCTGCGATATTGGCCGCAGTCAGGGCAAAACGGTTGCAACCAGTAGCAGCAAGCGCAACGCAGAAAAGCTCGCGGCAGCAGCTATGCTGAAGCAGCTGGGCGTAAGGTAA
- the era gene encoding GTPase Era, translated as MGTQYSGYIAIVGRPNVGKSTLLNHLIEQKLAITSRKPQTTRNNMLGIKTVGDVQMIFVDTPGIHKGHGKAINRYMNKSASSAIKDVDVVVFVVDKNIWTDEDEWVLEQLQRCESPIIVAVNKVDQLDDKSVLLPHLKQLETALPKAELVPVSALRHQNLERLEQLVASFLPEAPHMFAEDEITDKNSRYLAAEIIREKIMRQLGDEVPYQSAVEIEQYEETPRLITIHGLILVERDGQKKMIIGEKGERIKQIGQQARLDMEKLFDCKVMLKLWVKVKSGWSDDERALRSLGFDS; from the coding sequence ATGGGCACGCAATATTCGGGATACATCGCCATAGTCGGGCGTCCGAACGTGGGTAAATCGACCCTACTTAACCATCTTATTGAACAAAAGCTTGCGATTACATCGCGCAAGCCCCAAACGACCCGCAACAATATGCTGGGGATTAAAACTGTTGGTGATGTGCAGATGATTTTCGTGGATACACCAGGTATTCATAAAGGTCACGGCAAAGCGATCAATCGTTATATGAACAAATCTGCCTCCTCCGCCATTAAGGATGTAGACGTCGTTGTGTTTGTTGTCGATAAAAATATCTGGACGGATGAAGACGAATGGGTCCTGGAACAGCTGCAACGGTGTGAATCGCCGATCATCGTTGCGGTAAACAAGGTCGATCAGCTCGATGATAAATCCGTACTGCTGCCGCACTTGAAGCAATTGGAAACTGCGTTGCCCAAGGCAGAGTTGGTGCCTGTTTCGGCTTTGCGTCACCAGAATCTGGAGCGGTTGGAGCAACTGGTTGCGAGCTTTTTGCCCGAGGCGCCGCACATGTTTGCGGAGGATGAAATTACCGACAAAAATTCCCGCTACCTCGCCGCAGAAATTATTCGTGAAAAAATAATGCGCCAGCTTGGCGATGAGGTTCCCTATCAATCGGCGGTTGAAATTGAGCAATACGAAGAAACACCACGCCTGATTACTATTCACGGGCTGATTCTGGTAGAGCGCGACGGCCAGAAAAAAATGATTATTGGCGAAAAGGGTGAGCGCATAAAGCAGATTGGTCAGCAGGCGCGTCTGGATATGGAAAAGCTTTTCGACTGCAAAGTAATGCTCAAACTTTGGGTTAAGGTAAAAAGCGGCTGGTCTGATGACGAGCGTGCATTGCGCAGTTTGGGCTTCGACAGTTAA
- the recO gene encoding DNA repair protein RecO has protein sequence MKHAVEQEVGFLLHSRSFTDSRIILELFTRQHGKLKAVHRLPSRKRQATTKPQPFIPLVVHYSGSGELKNLSDLETLSAPILGAGTSLFCGLYLNELLQKLLPVEFEYAGLFASYQRALLSLSQAVPGEEDIPLREFELQLLAELGYGINFSMDTLGEAIGCNSERFYRFDPADGFTPTALNNDRRALICSGAEIAMLGEGQWQQEETRRIAKRVCRLAVNMVLGGRELKSRELFL, from the coding sequence ATGAAGCATGCGGTGGAGCAGGAGGTCGGGTTTCTGCTGCATTCCCGCAGCTTCACCGATAGCCGTATTATTCTGGAATTATTTACACGGCAGCACGGCAAGTTGAAAGCTGTTCACCGCTTACCGTCGCGCAAGCGGCAGGCGACGACTAAACCCCAACCGTTTATTCCGCTAGTGGTTCACTACAGCGGTAGTGGCGAATTAAAAAACCTGTCTGACCTGGAAACCTTATCTGCCCCTATTCTTGGGGCTGGGACCTCACTTTTTTGCGGTCTGTATTTAAACGAGCTGTTACAGAAACTACTTCCCGTAGAGTTTGAGTACGCCGGTTTGTTTGCCAGCTATCAACGGGCACTGCTGAGTTTGTCCCAGGCGGTACCAGGCGAAGAGGATATTCCTCTACGGGAGTTTGAATTACAGCTTTTGGCAGAGCTGGGTTACGGTATAAATTTTTCGATGGATACTTTGGGCGAGGCGATAGGGTGCAATTCTGAACGCTTCTACCGGTTTGATCCTGCTGATGGATTCACACCCACTGCCCTTAATAATGACAGGCGCGCGTTGATTTGCTCCGGAGCGGAGATTGCAATGCTGGGGGAGGGGCAGTGGCAGCAGGAGGAGACTCGTCGTATAGCGAAACGGGTGTGCCGCCTGGCCGTGAACATGGTGCTTGGCGGCCGCGAGCTAAAAAGCCGAGAATTGTTTTTGTAG
- a CDS encoding response regulator codes for MCLLLSLCFIVITGQFIHQQQLQRTSFVATVFDGIQDTRLVDQSLLNQISMSLLAVDGFRTVMLINNEGNILWARGLPLGQDKLRRVVQAPELQTSVCEMRRCYTRIPIKRGVKVILSNRNIGNTGHSILVVTDNYHLNILNYDALIAVIGTLALCLAVAVFFAQRFRDEITRPLVIIQSGVQKYSQGKFDSPISPKEGRYYSKLINSINELAAKLKGAQDNLNYSIEQTTAELRETLETVEIQNIELDIARKGAIQASKVKSEFLANTSHEIRTPLNGILGFSELLKKTELNPLQEDYLETIYESAKGLLTIINDILDFSRLETGKLTLEYKPVRLRQVLEEALRLQAPAAHEKKLRLLTIVDHDIPEHLLGDPLRLKQVLTNLLSNAIKFTNVGHILISVSKEDRADNQITLQFRITDSGIGLNQDQQEKLFDAFTQLDASDSRTHGGTGLGLAIAKGLVDRMHGEIGVESEPGKGATFWFTSILGRNPNAASSAGYLMGTLRNTRTLVYDCSLMSRTEITHYLRGWGASVTEIAVFEDIEHKTEEACRSGQIHLAVLDAQSDDNSFDKGRLRKIVDCLNQDYSIPVVILASPSLERLITPEMTGTHATIMQRPIFCNRLHQVVCEQLGIIIPRSDRDSPEALVERLQEDIRVLAVDDNPANLRLVSELLKEMHVKVVTVDNGADAIRLSQTSQFDLILMDIQMPGMDGLEATKRLRSSESREERTPVVALTAHAANEQKSRFLLAGMDDYLTKPVSENELRHIIDRWVTRNPFTQRTPSQLSAPPAEFTPAPTIHINKPVDLKLSLHLAKNKPDLAEEMLSMLLVSLPDTAAAIEQAMTDSNKLNLLEVVHKLHGGCCYCGVPRLKRLSEELDQQLQNAVEQGTPVEPLMPKLRELIVAIQELITWSDGIDLKELFAVDPG; via the coding sequence CGCTCGGGCAAGATAAATTACGCCGTGTTGTACAGGCGCCAGAGCTACAAACCAGCGTGTGTGAAATGCGCCGCTGCTATACCAGAATTCCAATAAAACGCGGTGTCAAAGTTATTCTGAGCAACCGCAACATTGGCAACACCGGCCATAGCATTCTTGTCGTTACCGATAATTACCATTTAAACATACTCAATTACGATGCGCTGATCGCCGTCATAGGCACTCTCGCACTGTGTCTTGCCGTTGCTGTTTTTTTTGCACAGCGGTTTCGCGATGAAATTACACGCCCGCTTGTCATTATTCAAAGTGGCGTACAAAAGTATTCGCAGGGAAAATTTGATAGCCCGATTTCACCAAAAGAGGGCCGCTACTACAGCAAGTTAATTAACAGTATTAATGAACTCGCAGCCAAACTTAAAGGCGCACAGGACAACCTGAATTACAGTATTGAGCAGACCACGGCGGAACTGCGTGAAACCCTGGAAACCGTCGAAATCCAAAATATCGAACTGGATATTGCGCGCAAAGGCGCCATCCAGGCGAGCAAGGTGAAATCTGAATTTCTCGCCAATACCAGCCACGAAATTCGAACACCATTAAACGGTATATTAGGCTTTTCCGAACTGCTCAAAAAAACCGAGCTCAACCCGCTGCAGGAAGATTATCTCGAGACGATTTACGAGTCGGCGAAAGGCCTGCTCACCATTATCAACGATATTCTCGACTTCTCGCGCCTTGAAACCGGCAAGCTCACCCTGGAATACAAACCGGTACGGCTGCGCCAGGTTCTCGAAGAAGCGCTGCGCTTACAAGCGCCTGCGGCGCACGAGAAAAAACTGCGCTTGTTAACCATTGTGGATCACGATATTCCAGAACATTTGCTGGGAGACCCGTTGCGCCTTAAACAAGTGCTTACTAATCTGCTCTCAAACGCCATAAAATTCACCAATGTAGGCCACATACTTATCAGTGTCAGCAAGGAAGATCGTGCAGATAATCAGATCACCCTTCAGTTTCGCATCACCGACAGTGGTATTGGGCTAAACCAGGATCAACAGGAAAAGCTGTTCGACGCGTTCACTCAATTGGACGCGAGTGACAGCCGCACTCACGGCGGCACTGGCCTGGGGCTGGCAATCGCCAAGGGGCTGGTTGATCGAATGCATGGCGAAATAGGCGTAGAAAGCGAGCCAGGCAAGGGCGCTACGTTCTGGTTTACCTCCATACTTGGTCGCAACCCGAATGCTGCCAGTTCCGCTGGCTACCTAATGGGAACCCTGCGCAATACCCGCACTCTGGTCTATGACTGTTCACTGATGAGCCGCACGGAAATCACACATTACCTTCGAGGCTGGGGCGCATCGGTGACTGAAATTGCGGTGTTTGAGGATATCGAGCATAAAACCGAAGAGGCCTGTCGCTCCGGGCAGATCCACCTTGCGGTATTGGACGCGCAAAGTGACGACAACAGTTTCGACAAGGGCCGCCTGCGAAAAATTGTCGATTGCTTGAACCAGGATTATTCAATTCCGGTCGTGATACTCGCCTCCCCCTCGCTGGAAAGGCTAATCACCCCGGAAATGACAGGCACCCATGCAACTATTATGCAGCGGCCAATTTTCTGCAACCGACTTCACCAGGTTGTGTGTGAACAACTGGGTATCATTATTCCACGCTCGGATCGAGATAGCCCAGAGGCACTTGTAGAGCGTTTACAAGAGGATATTCGAGTTTTGGCGGTCGACGACAACCCGGCGAATTTACGCCTTGTCTCCGAACTGCTGAAAGAGATGCACGTTAAGGTGGTAACAGTGGACAACGGTGCGGACGCTATTCGCCTGAGCCAAACGTCGCAATTCGACCTGATATTAATGGATATTCAGATGCCGGGAATGGATGGACTGGAAGCGACCAAGCGCTTGCGCAGCAGTGAGTCCAGAGAAGAGCGCACGCCCGTGGTGGCACTTACCGCGCACGCTGCGAATGAGCAAAAATCGCGATTTTTACTGGCCGGAATGGACGATTATCTCACCAAGCCAGTGAGTGAAAACGAGTTGCGTCATATCATCGACCGTTGGGTCACCCGCAATCCGTTCACACAGCGAACCCCGTCGCAGCTTTCCGCACCACCCGCAGAGTTCACCCCCGCGCCGACAATACACATCAATAAACCGGTTGACCTGAAACTGTCGCTGCATCTGGCGAAAAACAAACCGGATCTCGCTGAAGAGATGCTCTCGATGCTTCTGGTATCACTGCCAGATACTGCTGCAGCCATTGAACAGGCAATGACTGACAGCAATAAGCTCAACCTACTGGAGGTAGTGCATAAACTTCATGGCGGTTGCTGCTATTGCGGTGTCCCGAGGTTGAAGCGCCTCAGCGAAGAACTGGACCAGCAACTGCAAAACGCGGTCGAGCAAGGCACACCGGTTGAACCACTGATGCCAAAACTGCGCGAACTTATTGTCGCCATTCAGGAACTGATCACCTGGAGCGATGGAATCGACCTGAAAGAATTGTTTGCTGTCGACCCAGGCTAG